One region of Nitrospinota bacterium genomic DNA includes:
- a CDS encoding cupin domain-containing protein, translating to MFTSDKNIVLSPGEGQTIPVPGHKITHKVVGADTDGAYSLLEVELVGDGPPQHIHKTEDEAFYVLEGEINVLLGERTFKATAGSFVLIPRGTVHAFSRIGQEPAKLLAIFSPAGFEQFFDEAVDLDVTDTEAYVAKAKALAEKYNMDIVGPPLEL from the coding sequence ATGTTTACTAGCGATAAAAATATAGTGCTTAGCCCAGGAGAAGGCCAAACAATTCCAGTGCCAGGTCACAAGATAACGCATAAGGTGGTTGGTGCAGACACTGATGGCGCGTATTCACTGTTGGAAGTTGAGCTAGTCGGTGACGGACCGCCACAACACATACACAAAACCGAGGATGAAGCCTTCTATGTCTTAGAGGGAGAGATTAACGTCCTGCTGGGAGAACGCACTTTTAAAGCGACAGCCGGTTCTTTCGTACTCATCCCCAGGGGAACGGTTCATGCCTTTTCTCGGATCGGGCAGGAGCCTGCCAAGTTACTCGCCATCTTTTCTCCAGCAGGATTTGAGCAGTTCTTTGATGAAGCGGTTGATCTGGATGTTACGGACACAGAAGCTTATGTTGCCAAAGCCAAAGCCTTAGCCGAGAAGTACAACATGGATATAGTGGGACCACCGCTGGAGCTTTAG
- a CDS encoding sugar kinase, with amino-acid sequence MSLLVVGSVAFDDVRTPFGEAKGVLGGSATYFSIAASFFTDVNLVAVVGDDFPDECVELFRDHRVNIEGLERRAGETFRWSGEYGFDLNATTLATHLNVFETFDPKIPESYRTCPYVFLANIDPVLQLRVLEQMEAPELVACDTMNFWIEGKPDELTDTLRHVDILAVNDSEARELGRQANIYQAAQAILAMGPSGLIIKRGEYGALMFNNDTVFAAPAYPLETVFDPTGAGDSFAGGFMGYLANVGNVTDDTIRQAIIMGSVMASFNVEAFSLDRLKGVTYDEIHDRFRAFRRLVHFEDLDPDEFVHLGLGS; translated from the coding sequence GTGAGTCTTCTCGTCGTAGGCAGTGTGGCATTTGACGATGTTCGGACCCCCTTTGGGGAGGCTAAGGGGGTGCTGGGCGGGTCGGCGACCTACTTCTCAATTGCCGCCAGCTTCTTCACCGACGTAAACCTGGTGGCCGTGGTCGGGGACGATTTTCCCGACGAGTGCGTCGAGCTCTTTCGTGATCACCGGGTCAATATAGAGGGCCTGGAGCGCCGTGCGGGCGAGACTTTCCGCTGGAGCGGGGAGTATGGGTTCGATCTTAATGCGACCACATTGGCCACCCACCTTAACGTCTTCGAGACCTTTGATCCCAAGATTCCTGAGAGCTACCGGACGTGCCCGTACGTTTTTCTGGCAAATATCGATCCGGTGCTCCAGCTTCGGGTTCTGGAGCAGATGGAAGCGCCCGAGCTGGTGGCGTGCGACACGATGAATTTTTGGATCGAAGGCAAGCCCGATGAGCTCACCGATACGCTTCGCCACGTTGATATTCTAGCCGTCAATGATAGCGAGGCTCGCGAGCTGGGTCGCCAGGCCAATATCTATCAGGCAGCCCAGGCGATTCTCGCCATGGGGCCATCCGGCCTCATCATCAAACGGGGAGAGTATGGGGCCCTCATGTTCAACAATGATACTGTCTTCGCCGCACCGGCCTACCCCTTGGAGACGGTCTTCGACCCAACCGGAGCGGGGGATTCATTTGCCGGTGGATTCATGGGCTACCTGGCCAACGTCGGAAATGTGACGGACGATACCATCCGTCAGGCGATTATCATGGGGAGCGTCATGGCTAGCTTCAACGTTGAGGCCTTCAGCCTCGATCGGCTCAAGGGAGTCACCTACGATGAAATCCACGACCGCTTCAGGGCCTTTCGGCGGCTGGTTCACTTCGAAGACCTCGACCCCGATGAGTTTGTCCACCTTGGACTGGGCAGCTAG
- the hemB gene encoding porphobilinogen synthase, whose product MPIPIRRPRRLREDERFRRMVRETRLSVDDLIYPLFTVSGESIREEIPSMPGVYHLSADQLVLEAKEVRELGIPAVILFGVPEHKDPKGSEAYRDDGVVQRAVAALKAHVEDLVVITDVCLCAYTDHGHCGIVVDGRIDNDATLEPLVATALSHVRAGADMVAPSDMMDGRVLAIRTRLDEEGFEGAPILSYAVKYASAFYGPFRDASHSAPAFGDRKSHQMDPPNSDEAIREAALDIEEGADIVMVKPALPYLDVIRRVKDELNVPVAAYNVSGEYAMVKAAAARGWLEEDRVVMEVLTSIRRAGADIILTYHAKDAARYLRDLI is encoded by the coding sequence GTGCCCATTCCTATTCGTCGGCCTCGCAGGCTCCGTGAGGACGAGCGCTTTAGACGCATGGTCAGAGAGACCCGCCTTTCGGTGGACGACCTCATCTACCCCCTCTTCACGGTCTCCGGGGAGTCGATCCGCGAGGAGATTCCCTCCATGCCGGGGGTCTATCACCTCTCGGCCGACCAGCTCGTCCTCGAGGCCAAGGAGGTCCGGGAGCTCGGCATCCCTGCGGTCATCCTATTCGGCGTACCCGAGCACAAAGACCCCAAGGGGAGCGAAGCCTACCGCGACGACGGCGTAGTCCAGCGGGCTGTCGCCGCCCTCAAGGCCCACGTGGAGGACCTGGTTGTGATTACCGATGTCTGCCTCTGCGCCTACACCGACCACGGCCACTGTGGAATTGTCGTCGACGGCCGCATAGACAACGACGCCACCTTGGAGCCGTTGGTTGCCACGGCGCTCTCGCACGTGCGGGCCGGGGCCGACATGGTCGCCCCCTCGGACATGATGGACGGTCGGGTCTTGGCCATCCGAACGCGGCTCGACGAGGAGGGCTTCGAGGGGGCGCCCATCCTGTCATATGCCGTTAAGTACGCCTCTGCGTTCTATGGGCCGTTCCGTGACGCCTCCCACTCGGCCCCGGCCTTCGGCGACCGCAAAAGCCACCAGATGGACCCGCCCAACAGCGACGAGGCCATCCGCGAGGCAGCCCTCGATATCGAGGAGGGGGCCGACATCGTCATGGTCAAGCCGGCGCTCCCCTACCTCGATGTCATCCGCCGGGTCAAGGACGAGCTGAACGTTCCCGTGGCCGCTTACAACGTCTCGGGCGAGTACGCGATGGTCAAGGCCGCTGCGGCCCGTGGTTGGCTGGAGGAAGACAGGGTTGTCATGGAGGTATTGACCAGCATCCGGCGGGCGGGGGCCGACATTATTCTTACCTACCACGCCAAAGATGCCGCCCGCTACCTACGGGATCTAATCTGA
- the rpiB gene encoding ribose 5-phosphate isomerase B, which produces MTPTTIAIGSDHAGFELKEHLKSFLAWQGHSVEDCGTYNEESVDYPDFAKKVAEAVAGGGFQVGFLMCGTGLGMSIASNKVPGIRAALCHCGFTARMAREHNDANVLALGGRIIGKGLAEEIATIFLTTPFSGDRHARRVAKIMEGETQRSA; this is translated from the coding sequence ATGACGCCAACCACCATCGCAATCGGAAGTGATCACGCTGGCTTCGAGCTTAAAGAACACCTAAAAAGTTTCTTGGCCTGGCAGGGCCACTCCGTTGAAGACTGCGGCACCTACAACGAGGAGTCGGTCGACTACCCCGATTTTGCCAAGAAGGTGGCTGAGGCGGTGGCTGGAGGGGGATTCCAGGTCGGTTTTCTTATGTGCGGAACTGGACTCGGCATGAGCATTGCATCGAATAAGGTGCCAGGCATCCGGGCCGCCTTGTGCCATTGCGGCTTCACCGCCCGAATGGCAAGGGAGCACAACGACGCCAACGTTCTCGCTCTCGGGGGCCGCATCATTGGCAAGGGCCTTGCCGAGGAGATTGCCACTATATTTTTGACGACACCATTTAGTGGGGATCGCCACGCCCGGCGGGTGGCGAAGATCATGGAAGGGGAGACTCAGCGCTCCGCCTAG
- the rsmD gene encoding 16S rRNA (guanine(966)-N(2))-methyltransferase RsmD: protein MRIIAGVAKGRRLRTLPGYDIRPTPEKVRESLFNRLGDLRGRRFLDGFAGSGAVGIEALSRGASRVVFVESDRRARRCIEENLGLAGFSEEEGRIWTILPMALVRAVAYLEKEGEAFDLIFLDPPYRSEAGLVALKRLAGSPLLVAGGRLFWEHAVSEEIEVAEKGGWRVVDTRRFGDTKVTELTGSG from the coding sequence GTGCGGATAATCGCGGGAGTCGCCAAAGGCCGCAGGTTGAGGACCCTGCCTGGCTACGATATCCGGCCTACGCCCGAGAAGGTGCGCGAAAGCCTCTTTAATAGGCTTGGCGACCTCAGGGGCAGGCGCTTTCTCGACGGCTTTGCGGGAAGCGGCGCCGTTGGGATCGAGGCCCTAAGCCGAGGCGCCTCGCGGGTCGTCTTCGTCGAAAGCGATCGGCGGGCCCGTCGGTGCATCGAGGAGAACTTGGGGCTGGCCGGCTTTTCCGAGGAGGAGGGGAGGATCTGGACCATTCTGCCTATGGCTTTGGTTAGGGCCGTAGCTTACCTTGAAAAGGAGGGGGAGGCTTTCGACCTCATTTTCCTCGATCCCCCGTATCGGAGCGAGGCGGGCCTGGTGGCCCTGAAGAGGCTCGCGGGGAGCCCCCTGCTCGTGGCTGGGGGCAGGCTATTTTGGGAGCATGCGGTCAGCGAGGAAATTGAGGTCGCTGAAAAGGGGGGCTGGCGGGTCGTCGATACTCGACGGTTCGGCGACACAAAGGTCACGGAGCTGACTGGCTCTGGTTAA
- a CDS encoding uroporphyrinogen-III synthase, translating into MPRATMPLAGRRIVVTRPKKQAAPFVSLLEAQGAEAVCFTTIVIHPPKNMGPLDTALDRISSYKWCIFTSARGVEAVAKRLAERAQSPEALAGLKLAAIGPKTAKALEDLGLTVDCMPNEYRAEAIIAAIGPTNFSGSRILLPRARFAREVLPESIRALGGIIDVVEAYRTEAPPSAPAAELARRLAASEIDAVAFTSSSTVTNFLALMADHGSKALLDKVSVACIGPITAETARRAGLAPAVVADSYTVEGLVEALITHFATAQGSF; encoded by the coding sequence ATGCCGAGAGCGACCATGCCCCTCGCCGGGCGGCGAATCGTTGTGACCCGACCCAAGAAGCAGGCGGCTCCATTCGTCTCCCTCTTGGAGGCCCAAGGGGCCGAGGCAGTCTGCTTTACGACCATCGTCATCCATCCGCCGAAGAACATGGGGCCGCTCGATACGGCCCTTGACCGGATCTCTTCGTACAAATGGTGCATCTTCACCAGCGCCCGGGGTGTGGAGGCGGTTGCTAAACGCCTCGCTGAGCGCGCCCAGAGCCCGGAGGCCCTAGCCGGGCTGAAGCTGGCGGCGATCGGCCCCAAGACGGCCAAGGCCCTGGAGGACCTGGGGCTGACCGTTGACTGCATGCCTAATGAGTATAGGGCGGAGGCAATCATAGCGGCCATCGGCCCTACGAACTTCTCTGGCAGTCGGATACTCCTTCCCCGGGCACGGTTTGCGCGGGAGGTATTGCCGGAGTCGATTCGAGCCCTCGGCGGAATCATCGACGTGGTGGAGGCATACCGTACGGAGGCGCCCCCTTCGGCGCCGGCCGCTGAACTCGCCAGGCGGTTGGCTGCAAGCGAGATCGATGCCGTGGCATTTACAAGCTCCTCGACGGTGACCAACTTCCTGGCGCTTATGGCGGACCACGGCTCTAAGGCGCTTCTTGACAAGGTGTCGGTAGCCTGCATCGGGCCTATCACCGCTGAGACGGCCCGCAGAGCGGGGCTGGCCCCTGCGGTGGTGGCGGATAGCTATACCGTCGAGGGATTGGTCGAAGCTCTTATAACGCATTTCGCAACGGCGCAGGGGAGTTTCTGA
- the nrdR gene encoding transcriptional repressor NrdR encodes MRCPSCAHLENKVIDSRVSRERNVIRRRRECFACGRRFTTYERTEETMPAISKKDGRREPYDKEKLRAGIDKALEKRPISIEERDQMISRIEKLLQEKGEREVSSNIIGDAVMAELQSADEVAYVRFASVYRQFKDINEFMEELQDLLKESRRREEEAVPGQETPA; translated from the coding sequence ATGAGATGTCCGTCCTGCGCGCACCTTGAAAACAAGGTCATCGACTCCCGAGTCTCAAGGGAAAGGAATGTCATACGTCGCCGACGGGAATGCTTTGCCTGTGGCCGGCGTTTCACCACGTACGAGAGGACCGAGGAAACGATGCCTGCCATTTCTAAGAAGGATGGCCGCCGTGAGCCCTACGACAAGGAGAAGCTGCGTGCTGGCATTGATAAGGCTCTCGAAAAAAGGCCCATTAGCATTGAGGAGCGAGACCAGATGATCTCTCGCATTGAGAAGCTTCTCCAGGAGAAGGGGGAGAGAGAGGTCTCGAGCAACATCATCGGTGACGCCGTGATGGCAGAGCTCCAATCCGCCGACGAGGTGGCCTACGTGCGCTTTGCATCAGTCTATCGGCAGTTCAAGGATATAAACGAGTTCATGGAAGAGCTTCAGGACCTGTTGAAGGAGAGCCGCCGCAGGGAGGAAGAAGCCGTACCTGGTCAGGAGACGCCCGCCTAG
- the ccsB gene encoding c-type cytochrome biogenesis protein CcsB, with the protein MTTFFFNITIVSYFLAAVVFLVFFYYKNKRVGTAGSALVLVGFLAHTSAIILRAQAVGHLPLSNLHESMTFFSWTITLAFLISKYKYRIEILGAFVMPLAFITLGYAAVLPSEVRPLLPVLKSSWLGIHVTLAVLGYAAFAVTFGAGIMYLLQEHQLKRKRPGAFYYRLPSLEALDELGYRALSFGFPVLTLGIITGSIWAQYAFGTYWRWDPKETWALITWFIYAVLLYGRLTAGWRGRRAALLNIVGFCTVMFTFVGVGLLLKGYHTFQ; encoded by the coding sequence GTGACCACTTTCTTCTTTAATATTACGATAGTTTCTTATTTTCTGGCCGCGGTGGTCTTCCTCGTCTTTTTCTACTACAAGAACAAGAGGGTCGGGACGGCGGGCTCCGCGCTCGTCCTGGTGGGATTCCTCGCTCACACCTCCGCGATTATCTTAAGGGCGCAGGCGGTGGGCCACCTCCCGCTCAGCAACCTCCACGAGTCGATGACCTTCTTTTCCTGGACCATCACGCTGGCCTTCCTCATCTCCAAGTACAAATACCGGATTGAGATTTTAGGGGCATTCGTCATGCCTCTTGCCTTCATCACGCTGGGGTACGCGGCCGTCCTGCCTAGCGAGGTAAGGCCCCTGCTGCCGGTGCTAAAAAGCTCGTGGCTTGGGATTCACGTGACCCTTGCCGTTCTCGGCTACGCGGCCTTCGCCGTCACCTTCGGGGCCGGCATCATGTATCTCCTCCAGGAGCACCAGCTCAAAAGGAAGAGGCCCGGAGCCTTTTACTATAGGCTCCCGAGCCTCGAAGCGCTAGACGAGCTCGGCTACCGGGCCCTCTCGTTCGGATTTCCCGTACTGACGCTGGGCATTATAACCGGCTCCATCTGGGCCCAGTACGCCTTCGGCACCTACTGGCGATGGGATCCCAAGGAGACCTGGGCCCTCATCACCTGGTTCATATACGCCGTGCTGCTCTACGGGCGGCTTACGGCGGGGTGGCGCGGCCGCAGGGCGGCGCTTCTCAACATCGTGGGATTTTGCACCGTAATGTTCACCTTCGTGGGTGTCGGCCTGTTGTTGAAAGGCTATCACACCTTTCAATAG
- a CDS encoding serine hydroxymethyltransferase produces the protein MDVDPEIAEAIRLETERLQVNLELIASENFVSEAVMEAMSCVMTNKYAEGYPGRRYYGGCEFVDIAEELAIERAKQLFGVDVANVQPHSGSQANMAVYSALLEHGDTIMGMDLSHGGHLTHGSPVNFSGLYYKMVFYGVNKDTEVVDMDEVMDLAKRHNPKLIIVGASAYPRNFDYAGFRKVADEVGAIVMADIAHPAGLICAGVHPSPVPHSEIVTSTTHKTLRGPRGGMIMCTEEYGKIINKMVFPGMQGGPLMHIIAAKAVAFKEALTDEFRLYAAQIVKNAQALAASLQRNGYRLVSGGTDKHMMLLDLRETDITGKDAEEALDRAGITVNKNVIPFETRSPFVTSGIRIGTPAVTTRGMGEPEMEVIGDLISRVLNDIDRDDVKASVKDDVRGLTDQFPVYQETLRRVS, from the coding sequence GTGGACGTTGACCCCGAAATTGCTGAGGCGATTCGATTAGAGACCGAGCGGCTCCAGGTAAATCTCGAACTCATTGCGTCGGAGAATTTTGTCAGCGAGGCCGTAATGGAGGCCATGAGCTGTGTCATGACCAACAAGTATGCTGAAGGGTATCCTGGTCGGCGTTATTACGGCGGGTGCGAGTTCGTCGACATCGCCGAGGAGCTGGCCATTGAGAGGGCCAAGCAACTCTTCGGGGTCGATGTGGCCAACGTCCAGCCCCATTCCGGCAGTCAAGCAAACATGGCTGTCTACTCGGCTCTTTTGGAGCACGGCGATACAATCATGGGGATGGACCTCTCCCACGGCGGACACCTCACACATGGAAGCCCAGTCAACTTCTCCGGTTTGTACTACAAGATGGTCTTCTACGGGGTGAATAAAGACACCGAAGTGGTGGACATGGACGAAGTCATGGACCTCGCCAAACGGCACAACCCAAAGCTCATCATCGTAGGGGCCTCGGCTTATCCGCGCAACTTCGACTACGCCGGCTTCCGGAAAGTGGCTGATGAGGTGGGGGCTATCGTCATGGCCGACATAGCCCACCCGGCAGGTCTCATTTGCGCCGGGGTTCACCCGAGCCCAGTGCCTCACTCTGAAATCGTCACCTCAACCACCCATAAGACCCTCCGGGGGCCCAGGGGCGGCATGATTATGTGCACGGAAGAGTACGGCAAGATCATTAACAAGATGGTCTTTCCGGGCATGCAGGGGGGCCCTCTAATGCACATCATCGCTGCCAAGGCGGTGGCCTTCAAAGAGGCGCTCACAGATGAGTTCCGCCTATATGCGGCTCAAATTGTGAAGAACGCCCAGGCCCTGGCCGCCTCTCTCCAGCGTAACGGCTATCGCCTCGTTTCGGGTGGGACGGACAAGCACATGATGCTCCTTGACCTTAGGGAGACTGACATTACCGGAAAGGATGCCGAGGAGGCTCTCGATCGGGCCGGCATCACGGTCAATAAGAACGTCATCCCCTTCGAGACGCGAAGCCCCTTCGTGACCAGCGGAATCCGCATCGGGACCCCGGCTGTTACAACCCGTGGCATGGGAGAGCCTGAGATGGAGGTAATAGGGGACCTCATCTCAAGAGTGCTCAACGACATCGACCGAGACGATGTCAAGGCTTCCGTGAAAGACGATGTGCGAGGCCTCACAGATCAGTTTCCCGTCTACCAGGAGACTTTGCGGCGGGTCTCGTGA
- a CDS encoding glutamyl-tRNA reductase: MRILLYGVSHKTAPVEFREKLAFPPGELKNILECLGEECHLDEAVVLSTCNRVEIYGRASDRYARPELIRDLISRFHLLEAADIENHSYFYLGEEAVRHCFRVGSSLDSMIVGEPQITGQVKEAYFEAKRHKATGPVLNNLFERAFNVAKRVRTETAVAAHAVSVSFAAVELAKKIFADLSDRAVMIIGAGKMSELAARHLTSHGVGRVLVTNRTYERAVETARGFLGEAVAFESLEERLPEVDIVISSTGSPQPIITKKSVQKALRVRRNRPMFFIDIAVPRDIDPAVDELANVYRYDIDDLETVVESNVKERQREAVKAEEILRREVRTFMHWFASLDAVPTIVELLEKADRIREEEVAKTLARLGSMGDMERQSVEAMADAIVKKIMHDPIVALKKHSDGEEGGKVLEIARRLFRLG, encoded by the coding sequence ATGCGCATTCTCCTATACGGCGTAAGCCACAAGACGGCCCCGGTTGAGTTTCGGGAGAAGCTGGCGTTCCCGCCGGGGGAGCTTAAAAACATTCTGGAATGCCTCGGCGAGGAGTGCCACCTGGATGAGGCGGTCGTCCTCTCGACCTGCAACCGGGTAGAGATATACGGACGGGCCTCTGACCGGTACGCCAGGCCAGAGCTCATTCGGGACCTCATCAGCCGCTTCCATCTCCTCGAGGCGGCGGATATCGAGAACCACTCCTACTTCTACCTGGGTGAAGAGGCCGTCCGACATTGTTTTCGGGTGGGCTCTAGCCTTGATTCCATGATTGTCGGCGAGCCCCAGATTACTGGGCAAGTCAAGGAGGCCTATTTCGAGGCGAAGAGACATAAAGCCACCGGCCCCGTCCTGAACAACCTCTTTGAAAGGGCCTTCAACGTGGCCAAGCGGGTGCGGACCGAGACGGCGGTGGCGGCGCACGCCGTCTCTGTGAGCTTCGCCGCCGTGGAGTTGGCCAAGAAGATTTTCGCGGACTTAAGTGATCGAGCCGTCATGATCATAGGGGCGGGGAAGATGAGCGAGCTGGCTGCCCGGCACCTGACGAGCCACGGGGTGGGGCGGGTCTTGGTGACCAACCGGACCTACGAGCGAGCGGTGGAGACCGCCCGGGGGTTCCTTGGCGAGGCAGTCGCCTTCGAGAGCCTGGAGGAGCGCCTCCCCGAGGTCGACATCGTCATCAGCTCCACCGGCTCACCTCAGCCCATCATAACAAAGAAGAGCGTCCAGAAGGCTCTCAGGGTCCGACGAAACCGCCCAATGTTCTTTATCGACATTGCAGTTCCCAGAGACATCGATCCGGCGGTCGATGAGTTGGCTAACGTCTATCGCTATGATATTGACGACCTTGAGACGGTGGTGGAGTCCAACGTCAAGGAGCGCCAGCGTGAGGCCGTCAAGGCCGAGGAGATTCTAAGGCGGGAGGTTCGTACCTTCATGCATTGGTTCGCATCCCTCGATGCAGTGCCTACGATCGTTGAATTGCTCGAGAAGGCCGACCGCATCCGCGAGGAAGAGGTGGCTAAGACCCTGGCCAGGCTCGGAAGCATGGGCGACATGGAGCGCCAAAGCGTGGAAGCTATGGCGGACGCCATAGTCAAGAAGATTATGCACGACCCCATTGTAGCCCTGAAGAAGCATTCTGATGGTGAAGAGGGAGGCAAAGTTCTGGAAATCGCCCGGCGCCTCTTCAGGCTCGGCTGA
- the hemC gene encoding hydroxymethylbilane synthase: MPERELVIGTRGSKLALWQAGWVRDRLEAAHTGLACRIEKITTTGDKILDVALAKVGGKGLFVKEIEEALMAGRIDIAVHSMKDVPTDLPEGLAIVAMTDREDPRDAVVSRNGAPLLSLPTGAVIGTSSLRRQVQLRRLRVDFDLRALRGNVDTRLRKLEEEGLDAIILAAAGMNRLGVADRISEILSPELMLPAVGQGVLGIEARGDDGWVNEIVAALDNDLVHRTVLAERAFLKRLEGGCQVPIGCFGQVDGGRLVLRGMVGHPRGEPIFYGERAGPLEEALAIGQVLAEDLLAQGAGPILEEVYREDHPLPGGA, encoded by the coding sequence GTGCCCGAACGTGAACTTGTTATAGGGACGCGGGGCAGTAAACTTGCCCTGTGGCAGGCGGGGTGGGTAAGGGATCGCCTCGAGGCCGCCCACACGGGGCTGGCCTGCCGGATCGAGAAGATTACGACCACGGGGGACAAAATTCTCGATGTGGCCCTCGCCAAGGTCGGCGGCAAAGGGCTCTTCGTCAAAGAGATCGAAGAAGCCCTCATGGCGGGCCGGATTGACATCGCCGTTCACAGCATGAAAGACGTCCCCACGGATCTTCCTGAGGGCCTCGCCATCGTCGCCATGACAGATCGGGAGGACCCTCGTGACGCAGTGGTATCCCGCAACGGAGCCCCCTTGCTGTCGCTCCCGACGGGGGCCGTCATCGGTACCTCCAGCCTGAGGCGCCAGGTCCAGCTTAGGCGCCTCCGGGTCGATTTCGACCTGAGAGCCCTGAGGGGCAACGTTGATACCCGGCTGCGCAAGCTGGAGGAAGAGGGCCTGGATGCCATCATCCTAGCAGCGGCGGGGATGAATAGGCTCGGGGTGGCCGATCGGATATCCGAGATCCTTTCTCCCGAGCTGATGCTGCCTGCCGTCGGCCAGGGGGTGTTGGGCATTGAGGCCCGAGGCGACGACGGGTGGGTCAACGAGATCGTGGCGGCCCTCGACAACGACCTCGTCCACCGGACGGTCCTGGCGGAACGGGCCTTTCTCAAGAGGCTTGAAGGCGGCTGCCAGGTCCCCATTGGTTGCTTCGGCCAGGTGGATGGGGGGCGTCTCGTCCTCCGTGGCATGGTGGGCCACCCCAGGGGGGAGCCGATCTTCTACGGGGAGCGGGCCGGCCCCTTGGAGGAGGCCCTAGCCATAGGCCAGGTTCTGGCCGAGGATCTCCTCGCTCAAGGGGCCGGCCCAATTCTCGAAGAGGTCTACCGGGAGGACCACCCCCTGCCGGGGGGGGCCTAG
- a CDS encoding SDR family oxidoreductase: MASLTGKVAVVTGGSRGIGRAVAERLGKDEASIVVNYVRNADKAGEVVSAIQSGGGSALAVQADVFKLADIHRLFEETVDHFGHLDILVHSAGVFLSKEVSEVTKEDFEATFALQAKGTFFVLQEAARRIRDDGRIINISSSATALIFPGAALYVGSKAAGEQFTKTLAKELGGRGITVNSVSPGYTETDMLPKDPGFREMVAKQSAFGRLGQPVDVADVVAFLASDQARWLTGQNVQAGGGLVM; the protein is encoded by the coding sequence ATGGCATCTCTCACTGGAAAGGTGGCAGTTGTGACCGGCGGTTCGAGGGGTATCGGGCGTGCGGTTGCCGAACGTTTGGGCAAAGATGAGGCATCCATTGTGGTGAACTATGTGCGGAACGCTGACAAAGCTGGCGAGGTGGTCTCAGCGATTCAATCGGGAGGGGGAAGTGCGCTCGCCGTGCAGGCCGACGTGTTCAAGCTGGCCGATATTCACCGCCTGTTCGAGGAAACCGTCGACCACTTCGGCCACCTGGATATCCTTGTACATAGTGCCGGCGTGTTTCTGTCTAAGGAGGTCTCCGAGGTGACCAAAGAGGATTTCGAGGCTACCTTTGCGCTGCAGGCGAAGGGTACCTTTTTCGTCCTGCAAGAAGCAGCACGTCGGATTCGGGACGATGGAAGGATCATCAACATCTCATCCTCAGCTACGGCGCTGATTTTTCCGGGAGCGGCGCTCTATGTCGGGAGCAAGGCCGCGGGCGAACAATTTACCAAGACTCTGGCCAAAGAACTGGGCGGGCGTGGCATCACTGTGAACTCCGTGTCTCCCGGCTACACCGAGACCGACATGCTGCCCAAAGACCCCGGCTTTAGAGAGATGGTGGCGAAGCAGTCTGCGTTTGGCCGGCTCGGACAGCCAGTGGACGTTGCCGACGTCGTTGCGTTTCTAGCCAGCGACCAGGCGCGCTGGCTCACCGGACAGAATGTCCAAGCCGGCGGCGGGTTAGTCATGTAG